A window of the Cetobacterium sp. ZOR0034 genome harbors these coding sequences:
- a CDS encoding N-acetylmuramoyl-L-alanine amidase: MKKLIFLIFTLVLSSCTSLKYSVNSSKYQSKSYNERVRFIILHYTALNDERSITALTKNNVSSHYLVTQKREDPVYSLVPDTKRAWHAGASSFDGYKNLNDNSIGIEISNLGYSNASKQKTSNLKEGMVDITMFYPYNDAQIFKIGMLLKELTAKYKINPKYILGHSDIAPTRKFDPGPKFPWKHLYDKYGVGAWYNQKDFNHYYSQKLFDSYSVEALKKELEKYGYTINSTDIWDLESKKVIAAFQMHFRPRKVDGVFDLETFAILKALNRKYK; the protein is encoded by the coding sequence ATGAAAAAATTGATTTTTTTGATTTTCACCCTTGTTTTATCTTCGTGCACATCGCTAAAATACAGCGTGAATTCGTCTAAATACCAGTCAAAATCATACAATGAACGAGTTAGATTTATCATTTTACACTACACAGCTCTAAATGACGAACGTTCGATCACTGCTTTAACAAAAAATAATGTCAGTTCGCACTACTTGGTCACACAAAAAAGAGAGGATCCTGTTTATTCTTTAGTTCCAGATACTAAAAGAGCTTGGCATGCTGGTGCAAGTTCCTTCGATGGTTACAAAAATTTAAATGATAACTCAATTGGTATTGAGATTTCAAATTTAGGTTATTCAAATGCTAGTAAACAGAAAACTTCAAATTTAAAAGAGGGTATGGTTGATATTACAATGTTTTATCCTTACAATGACGCACAGATATTTAAGATTGGAATGTTGCTTAAAGAGCTTACTGCAAAGTATAAAATCAATCCTAAATATATTTTAGGTCACTCTGATATAGCTCCAACTAGAAAATTTGATCCTGGTCCTAAATTCCCATGGAAACATCTTTATGATAAATATGGAGTAGGAGCTTGGTATAACCAAAAAGATTTCAATCACTATTATTCACAAAAACTTTTTGATTCATATTCAGTCGAAGCATTAAAAAAAGAACTTGAAAAATATGGCTACACTATTAATTCAACTGACATTTGGGATTTAGAGAGTAAAAAAGTAATTGCTGCATTCCAAATGCACTTTAGACCTAGAAAAGTGGATGGTGTTTTTGATCTTGAAACTTTTGCTATTTTAAAGGCTCTAAATAGAAAGTATAAATAA
- the fusA gene encoding elongation factor G encodes MISYEMSEIRNITLLGHRGSGKSSLVEAMLYISNTTSKMGSVDSQTSTSDFDKEEMKQGFSINTSVIPLEYLGHKYNILDTPGYSDFTGEVSSALAVSGGAVLVINGAAGVEVGTERAWRMLEEEGIPRVIFINKMNKGVHNYEKLLYDLKEKFGKKVAPFCIPIGFEEEFKGFVNVVDLKGRIFNGENCVDAPIPEDIDVSEVRSLLLEAIAETDENLLNKYFLGEEFTDEEIRKGLHDGVVSGEIVPIVIGSASNGIGVRTLFEMMYNYLPTPQEVNGGVKVGYTIESNEKIERAVDVNEAFSAIIFKTIVDPYMGKISLFKVNSGVIKKDDEVIISNKNIKVKVGNISFFRGGKQITAEEVRAGDIGAVTKLQEAQTGDTLCDKEHPIIYNIIDFPKPCLYMSIIPKEKNDDDKLSGAIQRLMDEDPSFSIQRNFETKEFIIGGQGEKHLNILLNKLQNKFGVNAILKEPEVSYRETIKNIVEAQGRHKKQSGGAGQFGEVFIKFEPHEDEFNFADDIHGGVVPKTYIPAVEKGLLEAKTKGKLAGYPVINIKATLYDGSYHPVDSNEISFKQAAILAFRKGMETARCVLLEPIVKMEIVAPDEYIGDIMGDMNKRRGRILGMEPKAYSEQLLTVEVPESEILKYAIDLKSLTQGRGRFEYNFLKYEELQDNLAQKIIDIRKG; translated from the coding sequence ATGATTAGTTATGAAATGAGTGAAATAAGGAATATAACTCTGTTAGGGCATCGTGGAAGTGGAAAAAGTAGTTTAGTAGAGGCCATGCTATACATATCTAATACAACCTCTAAAATGGGAAGTGTAGATTCTCAGACGAGTACATCAGATTTTGATAAAGAGGAGATGAAACAAGGATTTTCAATAAATACATCAGTTATACCTTTGGAGTATTTAGGCCATAAGTATAACATATTGGATACACCTGGATATTCAGATTTTACAGGAGAAGTATCTTCAGCTTTAGCAGTTTCAGGAGGAGCAGTATTAGTTATAAATGGTGCTGCTGGAGTAGAAGTTGGAACAGAAAGAGCTTGGAGAATGTTAGAAGAGGAAGGAATTCCGAGAGTTATTTTCATAAATAAAATGAATAAAGGTGTACATAATTATGAAAAATTACTATATGATTTAAAGGAAAAATTTGGAAAAAAAGTTGCTCCATTCTGTATTCCAATAGGTTTTGAAGAGGAGTTTAAAGGATTCGTGAATGTTGTAGATTTAAAAGGTAGAATATTTAATGGAGAGAATTGCGTTGATGCACCAATTCCTGAAGATATAGATGTTTCAGAGGTGAGGAGCCTATTGCTAGAAGCTATAGCAGAGACAGATGAAAATCTTTTGAATAAATATTTTTTAGGAGAAGAGTTCACAGATGAAGAGATAAGAAAAGGGTTACACGATGGTGTAGTTTCCGGAGAGATCGTACCAATCGTAATAGGGTCTGCGAGCAATGGAATAGGTGTAAGAACGTTATTTGAGATGATGTATAATTATCTACCTACTCCACAAGAGGTAAATGGAGGAGTAAAGGTAGGATATACAATAGAGAGTAATGAAAAAATAGAAAGAGCAGTAGATGTAAATGAAGCATTTTCAGCTATCATCTTTAAAACAATAGTAGATCCATATATGGGGAAGATATCACTATTTAAAGTTAATTCAGGAGTAATAAAAAAAGATGACGAGGTTATAATTTCAAATAAAAATATCAAGGTTAAAGTAGGGAATATATCTTTCTTTAGAGGAGGAAAGCAAATAACTGCGGAAGAGGTTAGAGCTGGAGATATTGGAGCTGTCACAAAACTTCAAGAAGCGCAAACAGGAGATACACTTTGTGATAAAGAACATCCGATTATATATAATATTATAGATTTTCCAAAACCTTGTTTATATATGTCAATTATACCAAAAGAAAAAAATGATGATGATAAATTAAGTGGAGCAATTCAAAGATTGATGGATGAAGATCCTTCATTTTCAATTCAGAGAAATTTTGAGACAAAAGAATTTATAATAGGGGGACAGGGAGAAAAACACTTGAATATACTTCTGAATAAACTTCAAAATAAATTTGGAGTTAATGCTATATTAAAAGAACCAGAGGTGTCTTATAGAGAAACTATAAAAAATATTGTAGAAGCTCAAGGTCGGCATAAAAAACAATCTGGTGGGGCAGGACAATTTGGAGAGGTATTTATAAAATTTGAACCTCATGAAGATGAATTTAACTTTGCAGATGATATACATGGAGGAGTTGTTCCTAAGACTTATATTCCAGCAGTGGAAAAAGGACTTTTAGAAGCTAAAACTAAAGGTAAATTAGCTGGATATCCAGTAATAAATATAAAAGCAACTCTTTATGATGGATCATATCATCCTGTGGATTCGAATGAAATATCTTTTAAACAAGCTGCTATATTGGCTTTTAGAAAAGGAATGGAAACTGCTAGATGTGTTTTATTAGAGCCAATAGTTAAGATGGAAATAGTAGCTCCAGACGAGTATATAGGAGACATAATGGGAGATATGAATAAAAGAAGGGGGCGAATCTTAGGAATGGAACCTAAAGCGTACTCTGAGCAACTTTTGACAGTTGAGGTTCCAGAAAGTGAGATTTTGAAATATGCGATAGATTTAAAATCTTTAACTCAAGGCAGAGGAAGATTTGAATATAACTTTTTAAAGTACGAGGAATTACAAGACAATTTAGCTCAAAAAATAATAGATATTAGAAAAGGATAA
- a CDS encoding VacJ family lipoprotein: MNFKKVFVILNCLFVIGCSSMRKTPESSVQVSERRNITEKVYVDKREYLKLSVGKEIMQSPEMSNREIADYKEVNGTKFIEVYDPLEPLNRRIYYFNYYLDKYVLIPAVNTYEYVTPNFVQKGVSNFFSNLQEINTFLNSLLQFEGKKATITLARFGINSTFGVLGLFDVASALELPKTYEDFGLTLAKYGVGNGPYLVLPGFGPSNLRDTTGKATGILTISEINPYDNPVGVDITHPAVSGMSAINARQENKNFRYYGTGSPFEYEYVRYFYTKYRDTLVDIK; the protein is encoded by the coding sequence ATGAACTTTAAAAAAGTTTTTGTAATTCTAAACTGTTTATTTGTTATTGGTTGTTCATCTATGAGGAAAACCCCAGAAAGCTCTGTTCAAGTTTCCGAAAGAAGGAACATCACTGAAAAAGTATATGTCGATAAAAGGGAATATTTGAAATTATCTGTTGGAAAAGAGATAATGCAATCTCCAGAAATGTCAAACAGAGAAATTGCTGATTATAAAGAGGTAAATGGAACTAAATTTATAGAGGTTTATGACCCGTTAGAACCTTTAAATAGAAGGATTTACTATTTTAATTATTATCTAGATAAGTATGTTTTGATACCAGCAGTGAATACGTATGAGTACGTAACACCAAATTTTGTCCAAAAAGGTGTGTCAAACTTCTTTTCGAATCTGCAAGAAATAAACACTTTTTTAAATTCCCTCTTACAATTTGAAGGAAAAAAGGCTACAATAACATTAGCTAGATTTGGAATAAACTCTACATTTGGAGTTTTAGGATTGTTTGATGTAGCGTCTGCTTTGGAGTTACCAAAAACTTATGAAGACTTTGGATTGACATTAGCAAAATATGGAGTAGGAAATGGTCCGTATTTAGTTTTACCAGGATTTGGACCATCTAATTTGAGAGATACAACAGGTAAGGCTACGGGAATATTAACTATTTCAGAAATAAATCCATATGATAATCCAGTAGGAGTAGATATAACACATCCAGCTGTAAGTGGAATGAGCGCAATAAATGCAAGACAAGAGAATAAGAATTTTAGATACTATGGAACTGGAAGTCCATTTGAGTATGAGTATGTAAGATATTTCTATACAAAATATAGGGATACATTAGTAGATATAAAGTAA
- a CDS encoding RNA methyltransferase, whose amino-acid sequence MDIITSKDNEVYKGLKKLKTKKYRDLEQLFLAEGRKFLEFKETPKMIIFKEGIAEEVVEMAKDHDCKKIILGEKLFKELTSQENSQGVIICYNSKANQLDDLTDNVVVLNRVADPGNLGTIIRVADAAGFKDIILTKGSVDCYNDKTVRSSMGSILSMNIYYIEEEKIVDLLKNKGYKIVVTALEEDSIPYTKMKLEKKNAFIFGNEGDGVSQSIIQLSDEKVIIPIYGTAESLNVAMATGILLYDVRNRLENR is encoded by the coding sequence GTGGATATAATAACAAGTAAAGATAATGAAGTTTATAAAGGCTTGAAGAAGTTAAAAACGAAAAAATATAGAGATTTAGAGCAATTATTCTTAGCAGAGGGAAGAAAATTTTTAGAGTTTAAAGAAACACCAAAAATGATTATTTTCAAAGAGGGGATAGCAGAAGAAGTTGTAGAAATGGCTAAGGATCACGATTGTAAAAAAATAATATTGGGAGAAAAACTATTTAAAGAGTTAACATCTCAAGAAAATTCTCAAGGAGTAATAATTTGCTATAATTCAAAAGCAAATCAGTTAGATGATTTGACAGATAATGTTGTGGTATTAAATAGAGTAGCGGACCCAGGTAACTTAGGTACAATAATAAGAGTAGCTGATGCAGCAGGATTCAAAGATATTATACTTACTAAAGGAAGTGTTGATTGTTATAATGACAAAACAGTAAGAAGTAGCATGGGATCAATATTAAGTATGAATATATATTATATTGAAGAGGAAAAAATTGTAGATTTATTAAAAAATAAAGGATATAAAATAGTTGTAACAGCTTTAGAAGAGGATTCGATTCCGTATACAAAAATGAAGCTAGAAAAGAAAAATGCTTTTATATTTGGAAATGAAGGAGATGGAGTTTCTCAGAGTATAATACAACTTAGTGATGAAAAAGTTATAATTCCTATATATGGAACTGCTGAATCGCTGAATGTAGCTATGGCAACAGGAATACTTTTGTATGATGTTAGAAATAGATTAGAAAATAGATAA
- a CDS encoding DNA polymerase III subunit beta → MNFNIRRNDLIEIFSEFINILKDNPIKPIISGLKIESNNGKVTFTGTNLDVNYIKTIHCETIEDGIVIFKPNLALEYIKLLDDEVISLSSKNDILSIHLAEFTLLYNDNFPENLKLPVIDEIAKISPQELYKSLEKTKFSVAPSAENLAINCIRVLFRQDRISFVSTDSYRLTYLKTDNTALLDKDFSIPLESVNILCKLIKDLNEDILIGASGDNLIFLWENTYFLTKITTLPFPNFDAILCGNSFSKEMEFNYNDFKSALKKVLTVARTSNESKNGAILEFKGKKLSISASSGKAKINQKVDMIKLGDDFKCSLNVKFLFEFVENLNTNVFIKGNSSAAMFEITERDNNSYKYILMPLALRD, encoded by the coding sequence ATGAATTTTAATATTAGAAGAAATGACTTAATTGAAATTTTCTCTGAATTTATTAATATCTTAAAAGATAATCCAATCAAACCTATCATTTCAGGTTTAAAAATAGAATCTAATAACGGTAAAGTAACTTTCACTGGAACAAATTTAGATGTCAACTATATAAAGACTATCCACTGCGAGACAATTGAAGATGGTATTGTTATATTTAAGCCAAACTTAGCTTTAGAATATATCAAACTTTTAGACGATGAAGTAATTTCTCTTTCATCTAAAAATGATATTCTATCAATACATTTAGCTGAATTCACTTTACTTTATAACGATAACTTCCCTGAAAATTTAAAGTTACCTGTTATAGATGAAATTGCTAAAATCTCTCCTCAAGAACTTTACAAAAGTTTAGAAAAAACTAAGTTCTCAGTTGCACCATCTGCTGAAAATTTAGCTATCAACTGTATAAGAGTTCTTTTCAGACAAGATCGTATATCATTTGTTTCAACGGATTCATATAGATTAACATATCTAAAAACAGATAATACTGCTTTATTAGATAAAGATTTCTCTATTCCTCTTGAATCTGTTAATATTTTATGTAAACTTATAAAAGATTTGAACGAAGATATTCTTATTGGAGCTAGTGGAGATAATTTAATTTTCCTATGGGAAAATACATATTTCTTAACTAAAATTACAACACTTCCATTCCCTAACTTCGACGCTATACTTTGTGGAAATAGCTTCAGTAAAGAGATGGAGTTTAATTATAATGACTTTAAAAGTGCTCTAAAAAAGGTTTTAACTGTTGCTAGAACTAGTAACGAATCTAAAAATGGAGCTATTCTTGAATTCAAAGGTAAAAAATTATCTATTTCAGCTTCTTCTGGAAAAGCTAAAATAAACCAAAAAGTTGATATGATTAAACTTGGAGACGACTTCAAATGTTCTCTTAATGTTAAATTCCTATTCGAATTTGTTGAAAATTTAAATACAAATGTTTTCATAAAAGGAAATTCATCAGCAGCAATGTTTGAAATTACAGAAAGAGATAATAACTCTTATAAATATATTTTAATGCCTCTGGCTTTAAGAGACTAA
- the ribE gene encoding 6,7-dimethyl-8-ribityllumazine synthase, which translates to MVKIYEGNFVGENLKVGIVCARFNEFIVSKLLGGAIDALKRHSVNEENIHVSWVPGAFEIPLIAKKMVETNKFDVVITLGAVIRGATPHFDYVCSEVSKGVASVSLDSGIPVIFGVLTVNSIEEAIERAGTKAGNKGFDAGISAIETVNLIRTISEA; encoded by the coding sequence ATGGTAAAAATTTATGAAGGTAATTTTGTAGGAGAAAATTTAAAGGTAGGTATCGTTTGTGCTAGATTCAATGAATTTATTGTTTCTAAACTTTTAGGTGGAGCTATCGATGCTCTTAAAAGACACTCTGTTAACGAAGAAAACATCCATGTTTCTTGGGTTCCTGGTGCTTTTGAAATACCTCTTATCGCAAAAAAAATGGTAGAAACAAATAAGTTTGATGTTGTTATCACTCTTGGAGCTGTTATTAGAGGAGCTACACCTCACTTTGATTATGTTTGTTCTGAAGTATCAAAAGGAGTTGCATCAGTATCTCTAGATTCTGGAATTCCAGTAATATTTGGAGTTCTAACAGTAAACTCTATTGAAGAAGCTATTGAGAGAGCAGGTACTAAAGCTGGAAACAAAGGATTCGACGCTGGAATCTCTGCTATTGAAACTGTTAATCTTATTAGAACTATATCTGAGGCATAA
- the pepV gene encoding dipeptidase PepV: MNLQELVLNYKEEVVKSIQESVRIKSVQEEPLEGMPFGEGPAKALQHMLNLGKELGFEVENFDNYAGHIDFGTGSDEDMIGVLGHVDVVPEGKGWDHPPYEAKIVDGKMYGRGVLDDKGPTIAALYALKAIKDSGLKLNRKVRVIVGANEETGWGCMNHYFGKLNMPQPAMAFTPDSSFPVTYAEKGILHLMLSQEYNEELDFSIKGGVAFNSVPDSAVAEFPISMRDDIFTNLNIYNEGKDFKISATEKDGKIEVVSLGKASHGARPSNGYNAISALFSFLTMLQIEDSKLKNLVNFFNEYIKMDYSGEGLGINFKDEPSGVLTLTIGKIECEDKKVMFGFDIRYPVTFTKEQVIEEVEKRAKNMDLNVTVRSQKNPLYVPKDSFLVTTLMDIYKDITGDVDAEPVSIGGGTYARAVTNGVAFGALLKDQEDNMHQKNEYLELDKLDTWLKIYVQAIYDLAK; the protein is encoded by the coding sequence TTGAATTTACAAGAGTTAGTATTGAATTACAAGGAAGAGGTTGTAAAATCGATTCAAGAGTCAGTTAGAATTAAAAGTGTTCAAGAAGAACCATTAGAAGGAATGCCTTTTGGTGAGGGGCCAGCGAAGGCGTTACAGCATATGCTTAATTTAGGAAAAGAGTTAGGGTTTGAAGTTGAAAACTTTGATAACTATGCAGGTCACATTGACTTTGGAACTGGATCAGATGAAGATATGATAGGAGTTTTAGGACATGTAGATGTAGTACCTGAAGGAAAGGGTTGGGATCATCCTCCATACGAGGCTAAAATAGTTGATGGGAAAATGTATGGAAGAGGAGTTTTAGATGACAAAGGTCCTACAATAGCAGCTTTATATGCTTTAAAGGCAATAAAAGATTCAGGATTAAAATTAAATAGAAAAGTTAGGGTTATAGTAGGAGCAAACGAAGAAACAGGTTGGGGATGTATGAATCATTACTTCGGTAAGTTAAATATGCCACAACCAGCAATGGCATTTACTCCAGACTCATCTTTCCCAGTTACATATGCTGAAAAAGGAATACTACATTTAATGTTGAGTCAAGAATATAATGAAGAGTTAGATTTCTCTATAAAAGGTGGAGTTGCGTTTAATTCGGTTCCAGATTCAGCTGTAGCAGAGTTTCCAATATCAATGAGAGATGATATTTTTACAAATCTGAATATATATAATGAAGGAAAAGATTTTAAAATATCGGCAACAGAAAAAGATGGAAAGATAGAGGTAGTTTCTTTAGGAAAAGCATCACATGGAGCTAGACCATCGAATGGTTATAACGCAATATCAGCACTATTTTCGTTTTTAACAATGCTTCAAATAGAGGATTCTAAATTAAAGAATTTAGTTAATTTCTTCAATGAATACATAAAAATGGATTATTCAGGAGAGGGATTAGGAATTAACTTTAAAGATGAGCCATCTGGAGTATTGACATTAACAATTGGAAAAATAGAGTGTGAAGATAAAAAAGTGATGTTTGGGTTTGATATTAGATACCCGGTTACATTCACGAAGGAACAAGTTATAGAAGAGGTTGAAAAAAGAGCTAAAAATATGGATTTAAATGTAACTGTAAGATCACAAAAAAATCCATTATATGTACCAAAAGATAGTTTCTTAGTTACAACATTGATGGATATCTATAAGGATATAACTGGAGATGTTGATGCTGAACCTGTTTCTATAGGTGGAGGAACATATGCAAGAGCAGTAACAAATGGAGTTGCTTTTGGAGCACTACTAAAAGATCAAGAGGATAATATGCATCAAAAAAATGAATATTTAGAGCTAGATAAGTTAGATACTTGGTTAAAAATATATGTTCAAGCAATATACGATTTAGCAAAATAA
- a CDS encoding Cof-type HAD-IIB family hydrolase, whose product MIKLVVTDMDGTFLDDEKKFSDEFWNIFQKMEEKNIKFVVASGRQYQNLKKNFDKIKDKIVFIAENGSYVVQNEEEIYSRVLTVEMIEKYVGIGRKIPTTDIVLCGKKSAYIESKNPKFLKEVEKYYEEREIVEDLLDVKHDEIIKIAFCDLTGTEEHVFPHVKNEIDCQVVVSGEIWLDVSHLESNKGIALEALQLELDISYDETMIFGDYLNDYDMMKKGKYSFAMENAHDEIKKIANFMAKSNNESGVLEELKKII is encoded by the coding sequence ATGATAAAATTGGTTGTAACAGATATGGATGGAACTTTTTTAGACGATGAAAAAAAATTTTCAGATGAATTTTGGAATATATTTCAAAAAATGGAAGAAAAGAATATAAAATTTGTTGTTGCAAGTGGAAGACAATATCAAAATTTAAAGAAAAATTTTGATAAAATTAAAGATAAAATTGTTTTTATTGCTGAAAATGGAAGTTATGTTGTACAGAATGAAGAAGAGATTTATTCAAGAGTTTTAACAGTAGAGATGATTGAAAAATATGTAGGAATCGGAAGAAAAATACCTACGACAGATATCGTTCTTTGTGGAAAGAAGTCAGCATACATAGAATCAAAAAATCCAAAATTTTTAAAAGAAGTTGAAAAATATTACGAAGAAAGAGAGATAGTTGAAGATCTTTTAGATGTAAAACATGATGAGATAATAAAAATTGCATTTTGTGATCTAACAGGAACAGAAGAACATGTATTTCCACACGTAAAAAATGAAATTGATTGTCAAGTTGTTGTTTCGGGAGAGATTTGGTTAGATGTTAGTCATTTAGAATCTAATAAAGGAATTGCATTAGAAGCCTTACAATTAGAGTTAGATATCTCTTATGATGAAACAATGATATTTGGAGATTATTTAAATGACTACGATATGATGAAAAAAGGTAAATATAGCTTTGCTATGGAGAATGCTCATGATGAAATAAAAAAAATAGCAAATTTCATGGCTAAAAGTAATAATGAAAGCGGTGTATTAGAGGAATTAAAAAAAATTATTTAA
- a CDS encoding extracellular solute-binding protein, which yields MKKIIILLSLIFLLLSCGKEKQKNENVLYLYGWADYIPAKIYDDFQKETGIKVVEDIYSSNEEMFAKIKAGGTGYDILTPSTDYAEILMNDGMIDKLDKTKLPSLKNIDPMVFEKLQYFDTNNDYAFPFAMGATTIAINTEYVKDFPRDFTIYNKTEYKGKMTLLDDMREVMTSALGTLGYPQTTEDEAAIAAAAQLVKEWKKNIAKFDSESFGKGFANGEFWVVHCYPDNVLNELTDEQLEKTEFIIPEKGGTAYIDSFVIPKTAPNKEAAYKFLDFIHRPENYKLVAEHLRVPSINVPARELITVEPIYTIEDLSHTDILRDIKNTLDIQSKYWQEVLID from the coding sequence GTGAAAAAAATAATAATTTTACTATCTTTGATTTTTTTACTTCTTTCTTGTGGTAAAGAAAAACAAAAAAATGAAAATGTTCTATATCTTTATGGATGGGCTGATTATATTCCTGCTAAGATTTATGACGATTTCCAAAAAGAAACGGGTATTAAAGTAGTTGAAGATATCTATTCATCAAACGAAGAGATGTTTGCAAAAATTAAAGCTGGAGGAACTGGTTACGATATCTTAACTCCATCAACTGATTACGCTGAAATTTTAATGAACGATGGAATGATTGATAAACTTGATAAAACAAAATTACCATCATTAAAAAATATAGATCCTATGGTATTTGAAAAATTACAATATTTCGATACTAATAACGATTATGCATTCCCATTTGCTATGGGTGCTACAACAATTGCTATTAACACAGAATATGTTAAAGATTTTCCAAGAGACTTTACTATCTATAATAAAACTGAGTACAAAGGAAAAATGACTCTACTTGATGATATGAGAGAAGTTATGACATCTGCTTTAGGAACTTTAGGATATCCTCAAACGACAGAAGACGAAGCTGCTATTGCTGCTGCTGCACAACTAGTTAAAGAATGGAAAAAGAATATCGCAAAATTTGATTCTGAATCATTCGGAAAAGGATTTGCTAACGGAGAATTCTGGGTTGTTCACTGTTATCCTGATAATGTATTGAACGAATTAACAGATGAACAGTTAGAAAAAACTGAGTTTATTATTCCTGAAAAAGGTGGAACAGCTTATATTGATTCATTTGTTATTCCTAAAACTGCTCCAAATAAAGAAGCAGCATATAAGTTCTTAGATTTCATTCACAGACCTGAGAACTATAAGCTCGTTGCAGAACACTTAAGAGTTCCATCTATAAATGTTCCAGCTAGAGAATTAATAACTGTAGAACCTATATACACTATCGAAGATCTATCTCATACAGATATCTTAAGAGATATCAAAAACACACTAGATATTCAAAGTAAATATTGGCAAGAAGTTTTAATAGATTAA
- a CDS encoding HU family DNA-binding protein: MTKKEFAKVLFEKGVFSSKAEAERKLDSVLVTIEETLQAGEEINFIGWGKFEVVERPERTGRNPKTGEEIKIEAKKTVKFKAGKSLVDKMN; this comes from the coding sequence ATGACAAAAAAAGAGTTTGCGAAAGTATTATTTGAGAAAGGTGTATTCTCTTCAAAAGCTGAAGCGGAAAGAAAATTAGATTCAGTTCTAGTTACAATAGAGGAAACTTTACAAGCTGGAGAAGAAATCAACTTCATCGGATGGGGAAAATTTGAAGTAGTTGAAAGACCAGAAAGAACAGGAAGAAACCCTAAAACTGGAGAAGAAATTAAAATAGAAGCTAAGAAAACTGTAAAGTTCAAAGCAGGAAAGTCTTTAGTAGACAAAATGAACTAA
- a CDS encoding magnesium transporter CorA family protein, which produces MIKIYKSHNDILEKKLFSISETLEVEKLTEKNTWIHLSNPTEEEIKVVTNSFDIPEEHIRAALDEEEKARLEIDDDIILVIIDVPIHDENNRCSFTTVPLGIILLKDHILTVSTVKLSLIEEFVQGRIKSFFTFKKTRFILQMLFRNSTYFLLYLKQIGRISDNIERQLKNNLRNQELMLLLELEKSLVYFTTSLKSNEAVLERMMRTEIVKRYPDDLELLEDVIIETKQAIEMANIYSSILSGTRDAFSTVMSNNLNIVMKKLTSITIVFAIPTVVSGLWGMNVGGVPFASDTYGFLWVVLVAIACGIFITWILFKKELF; this is translated from the coding sequence ATGATAAAAATTTATAAAAGTCATAACGATATTTTAGAAAAAAAACTTTTTTCGATTTCTGAAACTTTAGAGGTTGAAAAACTCACTGAAAAAAATACTTGGATACATCTTTCTAATCCAACGGAAGAAGAGATTAAAGTAGTTACTAATAGCTTTGATATTCCTGAAGAACACATCAGAGCAGCTCTAGATGAAGAAGAAAAAGCACGTTTAGAGATTGATGACGATATCATCCTTGTAATTATTGATGTTCCTATTCACGATGAAAATAATCGTTGCTCTTTTACAACGGTTCCTTTAGGAATTATCTTGTTAAAAGATCATATATTGACTGTTTCAACAGTTAAACTTTCTCTTATAGAAGAGTTTGTTCAAGGAAGAATTAAAAGTTTCTTTACATTTAAGAAAACTAGATTTATTTTACAAATGCTATTTAGAAACTCTACTTATTTTTTACTATATCTTAAACAGATTGGTAGAATAAGTGACAATATAGAGAGACAACTAAAAAATAATCTTAGAAATCAAGAACTTATGCTTCTCTTGGAATTGGAAAAAAGTTTGGTATATTTCACGACATCTTTAAAATCTAATGAAGCTGTTTTAGAAAGAATGATGAGAACAGAGATTGTTAAAAGGTATCCGGATGATCTAGAGCTCTTAGAAGACGTAATTATAGAAACAAAGCAAGCTATTGAAATGGCGAATATCTACTCTAGTATTTTAAGTGGAACTAGAGATGCTTTTTCAACAGTTATGTCAAATAACTTAAATATAGTAATGAAAAAACTTACATCTATAACTATAGTTTTCGCGATTCCTACAGTAGTTTCTGGGTTATGGGGAATGAACGTTGGTGGAGTTCCATTCGCTAGTGATACCTATGGTTTTTTATGGGTTGTTCTAGTTGCTATTGCATGTGGAATTTTTATAACTTGGATTTTATTTAAAAAAGAGTTGTTTTAA